DNA sequence from the Marinilongibacter aquaticus genome:
AATTGTTCTTTTTTCAACACTTCGCCCTGTGCATTTTGAAGAGCTAAATCGATGAGAAAAAAACGTTCTGGATCGCCCGTAGGCACGCGATGACCCGCATTTTCATTTTTTACTTTCAATGTAAAATCTAGACTCTCGCCCACTTTGTACATTTTTTTAAGGGCTTCGGGATAGAAAACCAGTCCGTTTTGTACGGTAGTTTGCACCGTGTCGAATTTCGGAATGCCCGAGCCTGTAAAAAAGTGACGATGTGATTTTCGGACTGGGTAGCCCTCTACAATTGGCCGATCGATCTCGGCCATGTGGCAATCGATGCAGTTCTTTTCCTCATGAAAAGGGCCTGCTTTCCATTCATCGCCCGTTTGAAAAGTACAGGCCAAGGTAGGCGTAACTACCGCATTGGCATTGTGGCAGCCCAAACAAAGGCTCTCGGAAAGCATTTTGCTGTCTTTGGTAATTTTATGCGGGGCTCCCTCGTATCCGTGCACACCGACAATGGCTTTGTTGCGGACATGACAACTCGCACAGGTTATGCCTTCCAATTTCAACTGCGGATCGAAATGCGGATTTTCCCTTTTTACAGGTCGATAAATGTCTCCGTTAATCAAACCATCCACAATAAATTCCTGCTGATTTTGCAGGGGAATATGGCAATTGATGCACAAGAAAGGGCTGCTTTCTTTTTTAAGTTCGGCCTGAAATTGGAGGTCGGTCCATGCATGAGCATGTGTAGCCAACCTCCATTCTTCATAGATTTCTTTATGGCATGTGCCGCAATCCTCGGCACGTAAAGACACCAAACCCTCTGGCAATTCCTGATACGGAAAAGCCTTTTCCCAACGGTTTGTCAACGGCATTACCTCTTCTTTTTCATAGATAAAAAGAACATAGGCCACCGCTGCAGCAAACACCGCAAGGCTGATGAGGATAAGGACTGATCTCTTCACAAAAATTCAGAGCTTAAAAATCCAAATGGCAATTGATCCACTCGTTATCGAAACGCGTTTTGTATTTGCGGTAAAAATTGATGGCCGAATTGTTCCAATCCAATACTTGCCACATCATACCGCTGCACCCCGTATTTTTGGCTTCTTCAACCGTTCTTTCAAATAGGGCTTTTCCCACACCTTGTCCTCGAAGCTCTTCGGTTACCACAATATCTTCCAAATAGAGTCTCTTGCCTTTCCAGGTGGAGTAACGCGGATAAAAAATTGAAATGCCGACCAACTTGCCGTCGAGCTCGGCTACAAATGAATTGAAAATCGGTTTATCGCCAAAGCCCGCTTCCAGCATGGCTTCTTCTGTATTCGTTACCTCTTCCGAGGCCTTTTCGTATTCGGCCAATTCTTTTACCAATTGCATAATGGCCGGTACATCTTCGGCTTTCCCCTCACGAATAGTCATGTTCATGCGTATTTCTCGTTTTGTTCGTTTAATTTCTGTGCTGAAATTACACAATTTTGGCCGAATCTAGACATGCTGCACGTAAGCTTCCCACTTTTCGAGTAAGGTTTGCATGTCTTCTGGAAGTTCAGAATCAAACTGCATCCATTCTTTCTTTTCGGGGTGCTCAAAACCCAAAGATTTCGCATGCAAAGCTTGGCGAGGCAGTATTTGAAAACAGTTTTCAACGAACTGCTTGTATTTCGAAAACATGTTGCCGCGTAAAATGCGGTCACCTCCATATGTGGCGTCTCCAAACAGCGGATGGCCAATGTATTTCATGTGGGCCCGAATCTGATGCGTTCTTCCGGTTTCCAAATTGCATTTGACCAAACTCACATACCGCATACGTTTCAAAACCTCGTAATGCGTTATGGCCTCTCGGCCGTAACCACCATCTTCATACACTTCTGTCACACGGCGATCTTTTTGGCTTCGGCCCAATTTGGCATTGATTGTGCCCTTGTCTTGCTCGGGTTCGCCCCAAATCAGGGCGTAATATGTGCGTTCGGTAGAATGATCGGCAAACTGGCGAGCCAAATGCTGCATGGCATACTCGGTTTTGGCGATCACCAATAAACCCGACGTCCCTTTGTCGATGCGGTGCACCAAACCGGGTCGGATTGCCCCGTTTTTCGAGGTTGGCAACTGCCCAAAGTGATACACCAAGGCATTGACCAATGTGCCGTCCCAATTGGCAAAACCGGGGTGTACAACCATTTGAGCGTCTTTGTTCACGATCAACACGGCCTCGTCTTCATACACAATATTGAGGGGAATATTTTCCGGCAAAATTTCTGTCGGTTCGCGAGGTGGTTTGGGCAAAGCCACCACAATACGATCGCCCGGCTTGGGCTTATAACTCGATTTCACCACCTGCCCGTTTACCCGAACAGACTGAGAATCGATGGCATTTTGAATTTTATTTCGCGAGGATTTCTTCAGGTGAATGGCCAAAAGTTTATCCAAGCGCATCGGCGTTTGCCCTGGGTCTACATCCAAACTGAAGTGCTCATACAGCTCTTCTTCCTCGTCATCGAATATTTTGTTATTCTCTTCCAATTTCTTCTATTTGCCGCAAAATTACCGCATTCCTTTGGATTTCGAAAAGCATATTCAATACCCTAGTCCATTGCGTGAGCTTGCACACCCCTTGTTTCACGAGAAAAAACTGCGTGTTTGGCTCAAAGAAGACTACCGCACGCACCCTGCCCTTTCGGGAAACAAATTCAGGAAATTGAAATACAATCTCATCGAAGCGAAGGCCAAAGGCTTTCGTAAGCTTTTGACTTTCGGTGGAGCCCATTCGAACCATATCTATGCTGTAGCGGCTGCTGGCCCACTTTTTGGTTTCCAAACCGAAGCTTTGATCCGTGGTGACGAGCTGCACAATACCTCGAGCCCTACGCTCAAATTTGCACACCAACAGGGCATGAAATTGCATTTTGTGAGTCGAAGCGATTATCGGCAAAAAGACAAATTGACCGCCTCCTTTGTGAGCGATCAATACCTTATTCCAGAAGGTGGCAGCAATACACTGGCTTTGAAAGGTTGTGCCGAAATGTGGGATGAAGTATTGGAAATTCTACAACCCGACCACCTTATTCTGGCGGCTGGCACGGGCGGGACCGCCGCAGGCATCCTTTCCAATGCCAAGAGTCAAACACAGGTACATGCGGTGCCGGTTTTGAAAGGTGGTGCCTTCATTCGGGAAGAAGTGGAAATGTTGTTGGGTACTCCACAGCGGCGTTTAACCCTGCACACCGGCTTTCATTTCGGCGGCTACGCAAAAACAAATACTGAACTTTCAGAATTTATTGAACAATCAGAACTTTTATTTAACACAGAACTGGATCACGTATATACAGGTAAGATGTGCTACGCCGCCATGCAGCTGATTGCCGAAAATGCCTTTTCGCCCGGGCAGAAGATTGTGCTCTATCACAGCGGCGGCCTTCAAGGAAAAACATATCTTGCTTAATTCGTGCACTTTACCTATATTTAATTGCAACATCAAGCCAGCAATTTATGAAAAGCAAAATTTACTTGACCGCAAGTGCTTTCTTCCTCCTTTTCAGCTTAATCGCTAAGGCACAAAACACCAATTATTTTCAACCAAGAATCAGTACAGAATCCAATTATTCGCGGATAGACACCAACGCCCAAGGTCAAGTGGTGCTTATTTCGGGCTACAAAAGCTCAAACGTCCGGATGAACAGCATCAACGAATTTGAAAAAAAATACCTCGGCACGCCTTTCTTCAAGAACGGTTGGTATACAGGCAGCTTTATACTTTCTGGCGGCAAAAGTGTAGAGGGACTTATGGCTTACGATTTGGTCAAAAACCAAGTGTATTATTCGCAAAATACAAACAGCAACGCCCAGACTTTCCGTCCAGACGATTTCACGATAAACGACACACATTTCACCAAATTGAAAGGTGAATACAGCCGAGCGGGCGATTTTTATTACGAGATTTTGGCCGATGGCAATTACCTCTTGTTGAAACAATATACCTGTGATTACAAGCCAACAAAAACAGACGTGGACAATGGCTACGGTTCGAACGCCAACAGAGAGTTTGAAGGTGAATACAAAAAAGAAGAAAAGCTGTACCTCACCTATGAGGGCCAATTGATTCTGGTCAAAAACAAAAAGAAATTCTACCGTTCCTTGGGTGAGCTATATTCAAAAGCCTACGGTTTTTCTAAGGAAAAGAAATTGAACATAAGCAAAGAAGACGACGCTATTGCTTTGGTTGAACATTTGAACAAAAACTAGTCCTGACTTTACCTACAATCCTGATTTTACCTAAAAAAATTACAAGGGGCATTTCCTCCAAATAAGCCCCTTGTTCATTTTTTTATCAAAGAATGTACTGATTCAAATCTTTGTTTTTCACCAAATGAGCCAAACGTTCTGTCACCATCGTCTTGGTGATTTGAATGGCCTGCCCAGACGGGATCAAGTCTGGCACATCGAAAAGAATATCGTTCAGCAAATGGCTCATGACAGTTTGCAGTCGGCGGGCTCCAATATTCTCCACCTCCGAATTCGCCTGAAAAGCAATGTGTGCCAATTCTTTCAAGGCTTCATCATCAAAAGACAAACTCACCGATTCGGAAGCCAGCATGGCCGTGTACTGTTTGGTCAAAGCATTTTTAGGTTTGCTGAGAATCTGATAAAAATTCTCTTCGGTCAGCGACTCCAATTCCACACGTATTGGGAAACGGCCCTGCAATTCGGGAATCAAATCCGCTGGTTTGCTGACATGAAAAGCCCCAGCCGCAATAAATAAAATGTGGTCGGTTTTAATGCTTCCGTGTTTTGTATTGACCGTCGAACCCTCTACAATCGGCAGTAAATCGCGTTGTACGCCTTCGCGGCTCACATCAGGCCCACCTTTTCCGTTCGAGCCGGCCACCTTATCGATTTCATCAATGAAAATCATGCCCAAGTTTTCGGCCTTCCAAATGGCCTCTTCTTTCACCTCATCCATATCAATGAGCTTCGCCGATTCTTCTTCGATCAACAGTTTCCGGGCCTCGGCAATCGTCACCTTTCTTTTCTTGTTCTTCTTGGGCATCATCCCTCCAATCATTTCTTGGATGTTCATCATCGACACATCGTCGATCGGACCACCCATGACACCAATCGGAGCCGAACCCGCATTTTTTACAGTGACTTCGATTTTCCTCTCTTCAAGTTCTTTTTGCTGTAGCTTTCTACGAAAAGACTCACGGGTTTTCTCGTTCAATTCTTCATCACGCGTTTGCCCTACTTCTTCTGGAATTCCCACTTTGGCTCTTTCGACCTTTTTCGAAATGGGGGGAATCAGAATATCAAGGATCATGTCTTCGACAATGGCTTCAGCCTTTACTTTCACCTCTTCTTTTTTAGCCGTTTTTACCATATTGACCGAATGTTCGACCAAATCACGCACCATGCTTTCCACATCTCGGCCCACGTAGCCCACTTCCGTAAATTTTGAAGCTTCGACTTTTGTAAAGGGAGCATCGGCAATATTGGCCAAACGACGAGCAATTTCGGTCTTTCCCACACCCGTAGAGCCTATCATTAGAATGTTGTTCGGCTGGATTTCCTTACGCATTTCTTCGCTGGCATTCATTCTACGCCAACGGTTTCTCAAGGCCACGGCTACATTTTTCTTGGCATCTGTTTGGCCAATTATATATTTATCGAGTTCTGCAACGATTTGCTTCGGTGTCAAATTTTCTATCGAACCTGTCATTTAATCTTGTTTAATTCAACAATAGCGAAACTTAATTCTTCTCGGACTAAAACAAAGCCACCAGTAGAAAGATTTCCCAGAAATGTTTTTTCGGCATGGAAGGCATAAATCTACCACAAACGGCCAAGACGTAGGCCAAATGCCCCACTGATGCTGGGATGCAAGTGGTTTCTCCCTTGATAAATTGTGCCCAATGTTCTCGGGTATTCGCTGTTTCCGAACGAAAAAGAATACCCTGAATCGTCGGTAACCGTAGAAGTATTGTAAATGACGCGTACGCCCAAACCCAGAAAAAAATCGATGACCATAGGATGTTTCGGATTTTCAGGATTTTTGCTCAGCTTGGTCTGTAGACCGAGCTTGAAATGCACACCCGACACAAACTTCCTTGTCGTGGCGGGCACGAGCTCGTAATATGTTGGCATGTACTCGTAATATTCTCGACCCACTTCCATGGGGTGATGCCGAATAGCAAACTTGTTCAGCAATTCAAAACCATAATAGGGTCCTTCGCAAATACTTCTCCCTTTGGCAATCGAACTGGTGTATTTTCGGTATTCGATACGCGAACGAAACTGATGAAAATAACCATACCGCTCGTTCCACCTTGCGTCCTCGTCGCTTTTCCACAAATTCCAATTTGAATATCCGTAGCCCCATTCTACATGAAAAGCATTTCTTTTTTCGCCGACGTGCTCATACGCCAAAGAAAAACCGTTGTCGAGATCAAAAGGATGCAACAAATTGAATTTAAACAAATTGGCTCTCCTCAAACTATCCAAGTCTTGACCTTTTGCCGGGCAAGCCATCGCGGAAAGAAAGCAAAAGCTAATCACCAATTTCGATATGACTGAGCAAGGTAAATTGGTCATTTTCTTCAAGTTTATATTGACTGATACCATTGGAAGCGGTGATGAGTAGGCTGTTTTCCAAAGGAATAATGTCGCGAGCATTGATATTAAAATCACGTCGAACGGTTTGCATGTTTTCGGGATCGCTCAAATCGAAAATTCGAAGGCCGCGATCATCCTCTCCTACATAAAGTCGATTTCCTTTCACGGCAAGTCCAAAAGGATTGAGCAAAGAATACGAACGCACCAAATAAGGATCGAGCAAAGACCCGATATTCAATACATCCAGACGATTCACGCCGTTTCGGCAAGCTGTTCCGGAACGCAAAGTGGTAAACGCAAAATCGCCATCGGCCACAACCGGGTCACAGCTCAGAATGTGTTCGTATTTCGAAATAAAAGTCGGCGATTCCGGCAGGCTTACATCGTACACCCACATACCCGTTTGTGTGCCCAAGAGCAGATTACCTTTGAACGGAAATATAGTTTCGGCAAAGGCATCGAGCGAAATTCGGTTGACCAAATCTGTGCTTTCTTCACTTAAATCGAAAACCAAAAGTTCATGGGCTTTTACCGCATACAAATATCCATTCATCACTGTAAATCGTGCCAAAGAACCACCACGTCCCGTTTCAGAATCCACCGAATCTTTGAAGAAATCGCTTTTACACGATAACGTCAAAGCAAAAAACAAGAGATATAAGCCCAATTTTTTCATCATCTTCGGCAATTCGGATTCACTACTTTGTCCAAAACCCAACTTATTACATAGCCTTTGCTTTCTTCTGCACACACAAATTTTACATTTTGATAAGGCGGATAAAGCGGCATAGAAAATACATTTTCCACACGATTGATCAGTTTCGGCTCTGCCGGATTGACAAGAGAAAGCGTGACCAAATCAAGACCATTGTCGGCGTACAAGAGGTCGCCATTCATTTCAATATCTTGGTTTCCGGGAATGGCCACAAAATTCAGCCGCTTCGGATTTTCAGGATCAGTATTGTCAAAAATATGCACGCCTTTTTCCGGCTCGTTGATGAGCAGCAGGTTGCCTTTTATGTAAATCTTCCCGCTTTCAAATAACTTCTTATTTGGGTTGACGTGCACATCTCGCATGGCCTCGAGAGGTATATATACGGGCACATAGGCATCCACTTCTTTGGGCTCGTCCTTTTCATGGGCCGAACAAGAAAGCAAGAAAATTAGCCCCAAAAGTGCGTATTTTGCAGACATAGCGAAAAGCCTTTTCCAATTCTAAGGGATTTAAAAGCTCCACGCAAACGGACCCTGAGTTAACGGTTGCTAAATTATTTTACGGTCTCGTTTCGCCGAAGAAAAGAGAAAGGCGAACTTTAAAAAGCAAGTACAGGTTTACATCAAAATCGAACATCCTATGCTGAATTTTTATCCTGGACCATCGAAACTGCAAGCCGAAGTAGGTGAATATATGCAAGACGCTCTGGCTTCAGGTATTTTGGAACGCAACCACCGCAGTCCGGCTTTCGAAGAGCTTTTGGCCGAAACCGTGAAAAATGTAAAAGAAAAGCTGGACGTACCCGAAGACTATCGCGTGTATTTTACCTCTTCGGCTACCGAATGCTGGGAAATTACCGCCCAATCGCTTCTGCAAGGTCGCATACAATTTCTTTACAACGGAGCTTTCGGAAAAAAATGGTTCAAATACACGGTAACCAATCCAGAGTTGGACAAAAGCGAGCGGAAAACGCAGATTCGTGGCAGTCGATTTACTCTCGATCAACCACTTTCTGAAGCCGAGATCGACCAGCAGGCCGATTGCCTTTGCACGACTCAGTGCGAAACCAGTAACGGGACGGCCATTGCCATGGAAGAATTGGCTAAACTTCCCGGAAAAGCCCTGAAATGCATTGATGCCACTTCATCGATGGCGGGTCAATACCTCGATTTCCGCTTGGCCGATGTCTGGTTTGCTTCTGTGCAGAAAGCTTTCGGGCTTCCCGCAGGAATGGGCATTCTGATCTGTTCACCGAAAGCTTTGGCACAAGCCGAGCAGATCAACGAGCGAAATCATTACAACAGTTTGTTATTTATCGACGAAAATTTCAGGAAAAATCAAACGCATTACACCCCGAATGTGCTTGAAATTTATTTGATGAATGCCTTGCTGAAAAATCGTGCCCCCATTTCAGAAATCGACAAAAAGGCAAAGCGGAGAGCTGAGCACATTTATAAATTCATTACGGCCCATGAAAAACTGGAGAATCTGGTGCAAAATCCGCTGACGAGAGCACAAACCGTGCTGGCCATTGCAAGCGAAAAACAAGTAATTGAATCAACTAAACGCAAAGCCGAAGAAAAAGGCATAATTTTGGGGAACGGCTATGGCGAATGGAAAGAAAACACTTTCCGCATTGCCAATTTCCCGGCCATTCCCGATACGGATTTTGATCAACTCATTCAATTTTTACAAGAGATATGAATTTTGACATCAAAGAAATTTTATCGGTTACATTGATCTTGTTCTCCATCATCGACATATTGGGGTCAATTCCGATTATCCTGAATATCCGCAAAAAAACAGGCGGTATTGATGCCGAACGCACCACACTAGTTTCCGCAGCCCTGATGTTCGGTTACCTTTATCTGGGTTCGAAAATTCTGGCACTCTTTGGCGTAGACATTAAATCTTTTGCCGTAGCTGGGGCCATTATCCTTTTGTTAATGGGTTTTGAAATGATTTTGGGAAGAGAGATTTTCAAGCACAATCCCACTACTGGAGCCCGTTCTTCGTCGATCGTCCCTTTGGCTTTCCCGATAATTGCCGGAGCCGGTACGATGACCTCGCTCCTTTCGCTCAAGGCTGTGTACGCCATAGAAAACATATTGGTCGGCATTGTCATCAACGTGATCTTGGTCTATGTGGTGCTGCGGTCTACCAAAATTCTGGAAAGGAAAATCAGTCCGGCGAGTATTGAAGTGATGCAAAAAGTTTTTGGTCTCATTCTTTTATCCATTGCCATAAAGTTGATCAAAGAGAATTTATTTGTATTTTAGCCTACATCTATGTAACAACATAAATCCAAAGCCCTTCTCCCCTCGTATTTAGTTACCAATCTAAAAACCAAAACAGAAAGACATGGCCAACAACTCAACAGTAAGCCTTTCGGAAAACACCATTGAAAGGAAAGAATTCATGAAAAAAGTAGGCATGAGCGTAGGCGGTATCTTGCTGCTGAACTGTATTCAAGCCTGTGCACCTTCCGACGAACTCCCAGATCCGAATCCCGGTACCGGCACGGGCGACAAGGTGGACTTTACATTGGATTTGAGCCTTTCTTCAAACGCCAAACTCAATACAAAAGGTGGCTTTCTTGTGACCAAGGGAGCAATCATAGCCCGCACACTCGACGATGACTTTATCGCTGTTTCGTCCACTTGCACACACGAAGGCACCACTATCGACAAGTACGATGCCACCAACCACAAATTCATTTGTCCGAATCACAATTCGCAGTTCGACGACACGGGAAAAGTGCTTCAGGGGCCTGCTACCGCGGCCCTAAAAAAATACAATACCTCACTGGATGAAACCGCAAATACCTTAAGAGTTTTTGAATAAAACATGCTATTTCTAAGTCAGGAAGGCGATATTATCAATACAAACCCTAACAGTGAATACCTTCAAGAAGTGAAAGATTTCATTGTCCATTGGCAAAATGGTGCCGAAGGCATAGAAGTACACACCTCGGGTTCTACGGGAAAGCCGAAAACGATAAAAATAAGTCGAAAGCAAATTTCAGCCTCGGTTGCACAAACCCAAGAAGCTTTCAATTTGGATAAGAACACCTTGTTCCTGTGCAATTTACATTTGGACTATATTGCGGGAAAACTGATGATCCTGAGGGCCTTGGAATTGGGAGCCGAATTGATGGTTGTTCCTCCCAACGGCGACTTGCTCGCACACATCGGGAATGCCTTCTACATGCTCAAAGAAAAACGTGGACATGTTTTTTTGGCCTTTGTGCCCTTACAGTTGAGCAAGCTTATCGAGCAAGAAAAAGGTATACACTTACTCAATTTGGCTCGGGCCACAATTTTGGGCGGAGCCAAAACCAACGAAGCACTTCTTGAAAAAATCCGCACCTTGTCTACACCTGTTTTTGCGACTTTTGGCATGACAGAAACCGTCACCCATTTTGCTTTGCAAGAATTGAACGGCGAAACCGCGAGCGAAGCTTTCTCTCTTTTGAAAGGCACAGCGATGAAAGTCGACGAAAATGGCAAACTCTTTGTCAGGAATAAAACCACAAACGGGCAATGGCTCGAAACCAACGATCTGGTGCAAATAATTGATTCAAAGCGTTTTGTACCTTTGGGGCGTGCAGATAATGTCATCAATTCTGGCGGGATCAAACTGAACCTCGAAGAAATTGAATTAAAAATTGACCGTGTACTCAAACTCAAATGGCCATTCTTCTGTTATGGCCTACAAGATTCGAATTTGGGCAGCAAACTCAGTCTTTTTATCGAAGCAGAATCTTCTGAATCGAATCTTTTGGATCGCCTGAAAAAAGAATTGCCCAAATTCGAGGTGCCGAAAGAAGTCATTTGCCTTCCGAAATTTGAACGCACCCGAACAGGAAAAATAGATAAAATTAGCACAGTGCATGCATTTACAGTTTCAGACCAATGAACTCACTCCGCCGCCCTACAGCTATGCCGTAGAGCTAAAAACCGAAGCCACAAAAACAGGCTTGCGTGTCAGATTTGAGTTGACTTATTTATTCAGAGAGCATTTGGATATAGAAGATATTCTGGCCGAAGGCTTTACTGAAAATGATGATTTCACCTGGGAAGGCACACTGAATGAAGAGTGGAAAGCACATTTGGCCATCTTGGAAAAAGAGAATGTATTCAGCGGTAAAACCGAGATTGATGAATCGGAAGATTTTTGGCAGATACAAATTGCCGACCAAACCGGCTATCCAAAAGACACCGAGACTTGGCTAAGCTTTGTAAACGAAATTCAACAGGCTATTCTCGAAAAAGACGAGCGTGAGGCTCCTTTACAAATTACTGTTTTACGCAATCGAGAGAAGATTTATTTCAGGGCCTCTTTTGCACAAAGACAATTCACCGTCGAAAAAAACGGTTCGCTTTCCCGTAAAAAATGGGAAGATCTAAATCCTTTTTTAAACGATCTATTCGGTGGCGAATTTCGTCCGGATCAGGCAAAACAGAAAGAACCTCAAAAAGCGGGTTTGTATGTGGAAACAGGAGACGGACTTTGGTACGAATTGGGTAAAAGCTTGCTGATGCAACCCTCGAAGATTCAACAATGGCTTTGATATTGAGGAATTAGGATAAACGCCGAATTTCTTCTTGCAATTCTTGCACCAAGGCTTGAGCCCGGCTTTTATCCGTCTTAAACTGTGGCATCGTGTATGACAAAAACGCCTTTACTTGCCAAATGCCGTGAATTTCGTGCACGGCCAAATCCTGACTGGCCAAACCCGAAACCATTGGGGTGAGCACAAAAACACCGCGTTCTCGACTCTGATTGTATACTTTTCGATAATATGCCTGCCCTTTTTTATCGATCAGTAAACAAATTTCACCATCCTCAATGGCTTCTGTTTTTTCCACTTTCAAACCAATCAAAAACGATTTTGGCAAGGGAAAATCAGTCCCTGATTCGAAAGCCAAATACTGACCTTTATCATATATGGGCATTGAAATGCGGGCCGCTTCATCGGCGTAAGGGTCGAATTCTCCGGCCACAAAGTCTTGCAAACGCGACTGAGCCACAATAGCAATCTGATTGAGCCAAGCCTCTGAATTGGCCATATTTTCAGGGTTCAATTCGGCAAAAAGAGGCAAGTCGGGCAAGGCCAGATCTTCGTTCATATCCGCTTCTTGCAAATCGCTTTCCCAAAGTTTTTCATCGGTAAGCTCTTGAACACTTTTACCCAAAACCCGAGCAAAAGTTTTCAACTTGGCATAGGGTGGTGTGGCCCGATCGCCTTCATAAGCATCGATCGAAGCCCTTGTAAAGCCCAATTCGACGGCCAACTTCTCTTGTGTCAGCCCAAGTCGATTGCGTAAATGCACAAGATTTCGGGCAAAAATTTCAGCCATTTCAGCGTATCAATTAATCTAAAGTTTCGATGATCAAATTGTGATTCGTATAGATACAAATATCCGCTGCGATATTCAAACCTTCTTGCACCATTTCTTTTG
Encoded proteins:
- a CDS encoding cytochrome c family protein, with the translated sequence MKRSVLILISLAVFAAAVAYVLFIYEKEEVMPLTNRWEKAFPYQELPEGLVSLRAEDCGTCHKEIYEEWRLATHAHAWTDLQFQAELKKESSPFLCINCHIPLQNQQEFIVDGLINGDIYRPVKRENPHFDPQLKLEGITCASCHVRNKAIVGVHGYEGAPHKITKDSKMLSESLCLGCHNANAVVTPTLACTFQTGDEWKAGPFHEEKNCIDCHMAEIDRPIVEGYPVRKSHRHFFTGSGIPKFDTVQTTVQNGLVFYPEALKKMYKVGESLDFTLKVKNENAGHRVPTGDPERFFLIDLALQNAQGEVLKKEQFRIGEEWEWYPEAKKLSDNNINPGESREYTLKNQLLEAGEYTLSMKVTKHRLSKENAEYNKLGDNYPLYITTYDKTEHFVVN
- a CDS encoding GNAT family N-acetyltransferase, with the protein product MNMTIREGKAEDVPAIMQLVKELAEYEKASEEVTNTEEAMLEAGFGDKPIFNSFVAELDGKLVGISIFYPRYSTWKGKRLYLEDIVVTEELRGQGVGKALFERTVEEAKNTGCSGMMWQVLDWNNSAINFYRKYKTRFDNEWINCHLDF
- a CDS encoding RluA family pseudouridine synthase translates to MEENNKIFDDEEEELYEHFSLDVDPGQTPMRLDKLLAIHLKKSSRNKIQNAIDSQSVRVNGQVVKSSYKPKPGDRIVVALPKPPREPTEILPENIPLNIVYEDEAVLIVNKDAQMVVHPGFANWDGTLVNALVYHFGQLPTSKNGAIRPGLVHRIDKGTSGLLVIAKTEYAMQHLARQFADHSTERTYYALIWGEPEQDKGTINAKLGRSQKDRRVTEVYEDGGYGREAITHYEVLKRMRYVSLVKCNLETGRTHQIRAHMKYIGHPLFGDATYGGDRILRGNMFSKYKQFVENCFQILPRQALHAKSLGFEHPEKKEWMQFDSELPEDMQTLLEKWEAYVQHV
- a CDS encoding 1-aminocyclopropane-1-carboxylate deaminase/D-cysteine desulfhydrase is translated as MLFSSNFFYLPQNYRIPLDFEKHIQYPSPLRELAHPLFHEKKLRVWLKEDYRTHPALSGNKFRKLKYNLIEAKAKGFRKLLTFGGAHSNHIYAVAAAGPLFGFQTEALIRGDELHNTSSPTLKFAHQQGMKLHFVSRSDYRQKDKLTASFVSDQYLIPEGGSNTLALKGCAEMWDEVLEILQPDHLILAAGTGGTAAGILSNAKSQTQVHAVPVLKGGAFIREEVEMLLGTPQRRLTLHTGFHFGGYAKTNTELSEFIEQSELLFNTELDHVYTGKMCYAAMQLIAENAFSPGQKIVLYHSGGLQGKTYLA
- the hslU gene encoding ATP-dependent protease ATPase subunit HslU, whose product is MTGSIENLTPKQIVAELDKYIIGQTDAKKNVAVALRNRWRRMNASEEMRKEIQPNNILMIGSTGVGKTEIARRLANIADAPFTKVEASKFTEVGYVGRDVESMVRDLVEHSVNMVKTAKKEEVKVKAEAIVEDMILDILIPPISKKVERAKVGIPEEVGQTRDEELNEKTRESFRRKLQQKELEERKIEVTVKNAGSAPIGVMGGPIDDVSMMNIQEMIGGMMPKKNKKRKVTIAEARKLLIEEESAKLIDMDEVKEEAIWKAENLGMIFIDEIDKVAGSNGKGGPDVSREGVQRDLLPIVEGSTVNTKHGSIKTDHILFIAAGAFHVSKPADLIPELQGRFPIRVELESLTEENFYQILSKPKNALTKQYTAMLASESVSLSFDDEALKELAHIAFQANSEVENIGARRLQTVMSHLLNDILFDVPDLIPSGQAIQITKTMVTERLAHLVKNKDLNQYIL
- a CDS encoding LVIVD repeat-containing protein, encoding MMKKLGLYLLFFALTLSCKSDFFKDSVDSETGRGGSLARFTVMNGYLYAVKAHELLVFDLSEESTDLVNRISLDAFAETIFPFKGNLLLGTQTGMWVYDVSLPESPTFISKYEHILSCDPVVADGDFAFTTLRSGTACRNGVNRLDVLNIGSLLDPYLVRSYSLLNPFGLAVKGNRLYVGEDDRGLRIFDLSDPENMQTVRRDFNINARDIIPLENSLLITASNGISQYKLEENDQFTLLSHIEIGD
- a CDS encoding aminotransferase class V-fold PLP-dependent enzyme: MLNFYPGPSKLQAEVGEYMQDALASGILERNHRSPAFEELLAETVKNVKEKLDVPEDYRVYFTSSATECWEITAQSLLQGRIQFLYNGAFGKKWFKYTVTNPELDKSERKTQIRGSRFTLDQPLSEAEIDQQADCLCTTQCETSNGTAIAMEELAKLPGKALKCIDATSSMAGQYLDFRLADVWFASVQKAFGLPAGMGILICSPKALAQAEQINERNHYNSLLFIDENFRKNQTHYTPNVLEIYLMNALLKNRAPISEIDKKAKRRAEHIYKFITAHEKLENLVQNPLTRAQTVLAIASEKQVIESTKRKAEEKGIILGNGYGEWKENTFRIANFPAIPDTDFDQLIQFLQEI
- a CDS encoding MarC family protein translates to MNFDIKEILSVTLILFSIIDILGSIPIILNIRKKTGGIDAERTTLVSAALMFGYLYLGSKILALFGVDIKSFAVAGAIILLLMGFEMILGREIFKHNPTTGARSSSIVPLAFPIIAGAGTMTSLLSLKAVYAIENILVGIVINVILVYVVLRSTKILERKISPASIEVMQKVFGLILLSIAIKLIKENLFVF
- a CDS encoding QcrA and Rieske domain-containing protein; the encoded protein is MANNSTVSLSENTIERKEFMKKVGMSVGGILLLNCIQACAPSDELPDPNPGTGTGDKVDFTLDLSLSSNAKLNTKGGFLVTKGAIIARTLDDDFIAVSSTCTHEGTTIDKYDATNHKFICPNHNSQFDDTGKVLQGPATAALKKYNTSLDETANTLRVFE